One window from the genome of Cucumis melo cultivar AY chromosome 10, USDA_Cmelo_AY_1.0, whole genome shotgun sequence encodes:
- the LOC103502517 gene encoding vacuolar fusion protein CCZ1 homolog B isoform X4, which translates to MDGFGQVVEKNKELEAIWRIGALQKLLKEIHSLFLMFHGSIRLLLEKEPTGEVSRSHLYSFIMDYLNDFLVGKKLHLPSFTDCLKERGTVQMLTIGRDAALDVQALVRIVDSCIGNTSCHSLILFQDLLVSTTLSPDDTANLFSYAVLRLIPRVLSSGASSWSYLIRGNVASHVAQHGGNVGNRVIRPLQHGKWSKGKDGFLETDIWGMEASGWVGSTPKIWLSQTEEQMCLYVHQHKSLTLILLVPVSSIPNGEQGISIVRQYILENASLKIVKVEEKLSKGWGGENAYHVGGYRYLLVDGDRQISRASPPGKVTTLAKDSLLAMSKLREKVDLEKSRAKQDSDGEEKELEVTIRAKNNAWVISRITRGKELYIALEKANETLLYASDMVEKFSNRYCNGAFSLD; encoded by the exons ATGGATGGTTTTG GTCAGGTAGTGGAGAAAAACAAGGAGTTAGAAGCAATTTGGCGGATTGGTGCATTACAGAAGCTTCTTAAGGAAATCCATTCTCTATTTCTAATGTTTCACGGATCTATAAGATTATTACTTGAGAAAGAACCCACCGGAGAAGTTTCAAGATCACATTTGTATTCCTTCATCATGGATTATCTGAATG ATTTTCTTGTTGGGAAGAAACTGCATTTACCATCATTTACAGACTGTTTAAAGGAACGTGGAACTGTACAGATGCTGACCATAGGACGAGATGCTGCCCTTGACGTTCAG GCACTTGTTAGAATAGTTGATTCTTGCATTGGAAACACATCATGCCACTCTCTGATTTTATTTCAGGACTTGCTGGTGTCTACAACACTTTCTCCT GATGACACTGCAAATTTATTTTCCTATGCTGTTCTGAGACTGATTCCACGTGTCTTATCTTCTGGCGCGAGTTCCTGGTCCTATTTAATCAGAGGAAATGTTGCATCTCATGTTGCCCAACATGGTGGAAATGTTGGTAACCGTGTGATACGACCCTTGCAGCATGGAAAATGGTCAAAAGGAAAAGATGGTTTTCTAGAAACTGATATTTGGGGAATGGAGGCAAGTGGCTGGGTTGGTTCCACCCCAAAAATCTGGCTTTCGCAAACGGAGGAGCAGATGTGTCTGTATGTACATCAGCATAAAAGCCTGACTCTCATTCTTCTTGTTCCTGTTTCATCCATACCTAATGGGGAGCAAGGCATTTCGATTGTCAGGCAGTATATTCTTGAAAAT GCTTCCTTAAAGATCGTGAAAGTTGAAGAAAAATTGTCGAAGGGCTGGGGCGGGGAAAATGCTTACCATGTTGGTGGGTATCGTTATTTATTGGTAGATGGTGATAGACAAATATCCAGGGCTTCGCCACCTGGAAAAGTTACCACCCTCGCAAAG GATTCTTTACTTGCCATGAGCAAACTCAGAGAAAAGGTTGATCTGGAGAAGAGTCGAGCAAAACAGGATAGTGATGGTGAGGAAAAGGAACTGGAAGTAACCATCAGAGCAAAAAATAATGCTTGGGTCATTTCTCGTATAACAAGAGGGAAAGAGCTTTATATCGCTCTGGAGAAAGCCAACGAAACCCTACTCTATGCCTCTGATATGGTGGAGAAATTTAGCAACAG GTACTGCAACGGAGCATTCTCCTTGGATTAG
- the LOC103502517 gene encoding vacuolar fusion protein CCZ1 homolog B isoform X3 produces the protein MDGFGQVVEKNKELEAIWRIGALQKLLKEIHSLFLMFHGSIRLLLEKEPTGEVSRSHLYSFIMDYLNASCQKRSALDMCCCDFLVGKKLHLPSFTDCLKERGTVQMLTIGRDAALDVQALVRIVDSCIGNTSCHSLILFQDLLVSTTLSPDDTANLFSYAVLRLIPRVLSSGASSWSYLIRGNVASHVAQHGGNVGNRVIRPLQHGKWSKGKDGFLETDIWGMEASGWVGSTPKIWLSQTEEQMCLYVHQHKSLTLILLVPVSSIPNGEQGISIVRQYILENASLKIVKVEEKLSKGWGGENAYHVGGYRYLLVDGDRQISRASPPGKVTTLAKDSLLAMSKLREKVDLEKSRAKQDSDGEEKELEVTIRAKNNAWVISRITRGKELYIALEKANETLLYASDMVEKFSNRYCNGAFSLD, from the exons ATGGATGGTTTTG GTCAGGTAGTGGAGAAAAACAAGGAGTTAGAAGCAATTTGGCGGATTGGTGCATTACAGAAGCTTCTTAAGGAAATCCATTCTCTATTTCTAATGTTTCACGGATCTATAAGATTATTACTTGAGAAAGAACCCACCGGAGAAGTTTCAAGATCACATTTGTATTCCTTCATCATGGATTATCTGAATG CATCATGTCAAAAGCGGTCTGCATTGGATATGTGCTGCTGTG ATTTTCTTGTTGGGAAGAAACTGCATTTACCATCATTTACAGACTGTTTAAAGGAACGTGGAACTGTACAGATGCTGACCATAGGACGAGATGCTGCCCTTGACGTTCAG GCACTTGTTAGAATAGTTGATTCTTGCATTGGAAACACATCATGCCACTCTCTGATTTTATTTCAGGACTTGCTGGTGTCTACAACACTTTCTCCT GATGACACTGCAAATTTATTTTCCTATGCTGTTCTGAGACTGATTCCACGTGTCTTATCTTCTGGCGCGAGTTCCTGGTCCTATTTAATCAGAGGAAATGTTGCATCTCATGTTGCCCAACATGGTGGAAATGTTGGTAACCGTGTGATACGACCCTTGCAGCATGGAAAATGGTCAAAAGGAAAAGATGGTTTTCTAGAAACTGATATTTGGGGAATGGAGGCAAGTGGCTGGGTTGGTTCCACCCCAAAAATCTGGCTTTCGCAAACGGAGGAGCAGATGTGTCTGTATGTACATCAGCATAAAAGCCTGACTCTCATTCTTCTTGTTCCTGTTTCATCCATACCTAATGGGGAGCAAGGCATTTCGATTGTCAGGCAGTATATTCTTGAAAAT GCTTCCTTAAAGATCGTGAAAGTTGAAGAAAAATTGTCGAAGGGCTGGGGCGGGGAAAATGCTTACCATGTTGGTGGGTATCGTTATTTATTGGTAGATGGTGATAGACAAATATCCAGGGCTTCGCCACCTGGAAAAGTTACCACCCTCGCAAAG GATTCTTTACTTGCCATGAGCAAACTCAGAGAAAAGGTTGATCTGGAGAAGAGTCGAGCAAAACAGGATAGTGATGGTGAGGAAAAGGAACTGGAAGTAACCATCAGAGCAAAAAATAATGCTTGGGTCATTTCTCGTATAACAAGAGGGAAAGAGCTTTATATCGCTCTGGAGAAAGCCAACGAAACCCTACTCTATGCCTCTGATATGGTGGAGAAATTTAGCAACAG GTACTGCAACGGAGCATTCTCCTTGGATTAG
- the LOC103502517 gene encoding vacuolar fusion protein CCZ1 homolog B isoform X1, whose protein sequence is MGLSTATTAVSEAIQLCVFDSRRGQQEGQELDKILFFYPADLPFTKQLYIIGLSEGLITFTRTFSPEAACEVIEAEKHSHVFFEAEQDIWMVLVVEKNKELEAIWRIGALQKLLKEIHSLFLMFHGSIRLLLEKEPTGEVSRSHLYSFIMDYLNASCQKRSALDMCCCDFLVGKKLHLPSFTDCLKERGTVQMLTIGRDAALDVQALVRIVDSCIGNTSCHSLILFQDLLVSTTLSPDDTANLFSYAVLRLIPRVLSSGASSWSYLIRGNVASHVAQHGGNVGNRVIRPLQHGKWSKGKDGFLETDIWGMEASGWVGSTPKIWLSQTEEQMCLYVHQHKSLTLILLVPVSSIPNGEQGISIVRQYILENASLKIVKVEEKLSKGWGGENAYHVGGYRYLLVDGDRQISRASPPGKVTTLAKDSLLAMSKLREKVDLEKSRAKQDSDGEEKELEVTIRAKNNAWVISRITRGKELYIALEKANETLLYASDMVEKFSNRYCNGAFSLD, encoded by the exons ATGGGACTTTCGACTGCTACTACTGCTGTTTCTGAGGCCATTCAACTCTGTGTATTTGATTCAAGGAGAGGACAACAGGAGGGGCAAGAGCTGGACAAGATATTATTTTTCTATCCAGCTGATTTACCCTTTACAAAACAATTGTATATCATTGGCCTCAGTGAAGGGCTCATCACATTTACAAG AACATTCTCCCCAGAGGCAGCTTGTGAGGTCATTGAAGCAGAGAAGCATTCTCATGTATTTTTTGAGGCTGAGCAAGATATATGGATGGTTTTG GTAGTGGAGAAAAACAAGGAGTTAGAAGCAATTTGGCGGATTGGTGCATTACAGAAGCTTCTTAAGGAAATCCATTCTCTATTTCTAATGTTTCACGGATCTATAAGATTATTACTTGAGAAAGAACCCACCGGAGAAGTTTCAAGATCACATTTGTATTCCTTCATCATGGATTATCTGAATG CATCATGTCAAAAGCGGTCTGCATTGGATATGTGCTGCTGTG ATTTTCTTGTTGGGAAGAAACTGCATTTACCATCATTTACAGACTGTTTAAAGGAACGTGGAACTGTACAGATGCTGACCATAGGACGAGATGCTGCCCTTGACGTTCAG GCACTTGTTAGAATAGTTGATTCTTGCATTGGAAACACATCATGCCACTCTCTGATTTTATTTCAGGACTTGCTGGTGTCTACAACACTTTCTCCT GATGACACTGCAAATTTATTTTCCTATGCTGTTCTGAGACTGATTCCACGTGTCTTATCTTCTGGCGCGAGTTCCTGGTCCTATTTAATCAGAGGAAATGTTGCATCTCATGTTGCCCAACATGGTGGAAATGTTGGTAACCGTGTGATACGACCCTTGCAGCATGGAAAATGGTCAAAAGGAAAAGATGGTTTTCTAGAAACTGATATTTGGGGAATGGAGGCAAGTGGCTGGGTTGGTTCCACCCCAAAAATCTGGCTTTCGCAAACGGAGGAGCAGATGTGTCTGTATGTACATCAGCATAAAAGCCTGACTCTCATTCTTCTTGTTCCTGTTTCATCCATACCTAATGGGGAGCAAGGCATTTCGATTGTCAGGCAGTATATTCTTGAAAAT GCTTCCTTAAAGATCGTGAAAGTTGAAGAAAAATTGTCGAAGGGCTGGGGCGGGGAAAATGCTTACCATGTTGGTGGGTATCGTTATTTATTGGTAGATGGTGATAGACAAATATCCAGGGCTTCGCCACCTGGAAAAGTTACCACCCTCGCAAAG GATTCTTTACTTGCCATGAGCAAACTCAGAGAAAAGGTTGATCTGGAGAAGAGTCGAGCAAAACAGGATAGTGATGGTGAGGAAAAGGAACTGGAAGTAACCATCAGAGCAAAAAATAATGCTTGGGTCATTTCTCGTATAACAAGAGGGAAAGAGCTTTATATCGCTCTGGAGAAAGCCAACGAAACCCTACTCTATGCCTCTGATATGGTGGAGAAATTTAGCAACAG GTACTGCAACGGAGCATTCTCCTTGGATTAG
- the LOC103502517 gene encoding vacuolar fusion protein CCZ1 homolog B isoform X2, whose product MGLSTATTAVSEAIQLCVFDSRRGQQEGQELDKILFFYPADLPFTKQLYIIGLSEGLITFTRTFSPEAACEVIEAEKHSHVFFEAEQDIWMVLVVEKNKELEAIWRIGALQKLLKEIHSLFLMFHGSIRLLLEKEPTGEVSRSHLYSFIMDYLNDFLVGKKLHLPSFTDCLKERGTVQMLTIGRDAALDVQALVRIVDSCIGNTSCHSLILFQDLLVSTTLSPDDTANLFSYAVLRLIPRVLSSGASSWSYLIRGNVASHVAQHGGNVGNRVIRPLQHGKWSKGKDGFLETDIWGMEASGWVGSTPKIWLSQTEEQMCLYVHQHKSLTLILLVPVSSIPNGEQGISIVRQYILENASLKIVKVEEKLSKGWGGENAYHVGGYRYLLVDGDRQISRASPPGKVTTLAKDSLLAMSKLREKVDLEKSRAKQDSDGEEKELEVTIRAKNNAWVISRITRGKELYIALEKANETLLYASDMVEKFSNRYCNGAFSLD is encoded by the exons ATGGGACTTTCGACTGCTACTACTGCTGTTTCTGAGGCCATTCAACTCTGTGTATTTGATTCAAGGAGAGGACAACAGGAGGGGCAAGAGCTGGACAAGATATTATTTTTCTATCCAGCTGATTTACCCTTTACAAAACAATTGTATATCATTGGCCTCAGTGAAGGGCTCATCACATTTACAAG AACATTCTCCCCAGAGGCAGCTTGTGAGGTCATTGAAGCAGAGAAGCATTCTCATGTATTTTTTGAGGCTGAGCAAGATATATGGATGGTTTTG GTAGTGGAGAAAAACAAGGAGTTAGAAGCAATTTGGCGGATTGGTGCATTACAGAAGCTTCTTAAGGAAATCCATTCTCTATTTCTAATGTTTCACGGATCTATAAGATTATTACTTGAGAAAGAACCCACCGGAGAAGTTTCAAGATCACATTTGTATTCCTTCATCATGGATTATCTGAATG ATTTTCTTGTTGGGAAGAAACTGCATTTACCATCATTTACAGACTGTTTAAAGGAACGTGGAACTGTACAGATGCTGACCATAGGACGAGATGCTGCCCTTGACGTTCAG GCACTTGTTAGAATAGTTGATTCTTGCATTGGAAACACATCATGCCACTCTCTGATTTTATTTCAGGACTTGCTGGTGTCTACAACACTTTCTCCT GATGACACTGCAAATTTATTTTCCTATGCTGTTCTGAGACTGATTCCACGTGTCTTATCTTCTGGCGCGAGTTCCTGGTCCTATTTAATCAGAGGAAATGTTGCATCTCATGTTGCCCAACATGGTGGAAATGTTGGTAACCGTGTGATACGACCCTTGCAGCATGGAAAATGGTCAAAAGGAAAAGATGGTTTTCTAGAAACTGATATTTGGGGAATGGAGGCAAGTGGCTGGGTTGGTTCCACCCCAAAAATCTGGCTTTCGCAAACGGAGGAGCAGATGTGTCTGTATGTACATCAGCATAAAAGCCTGACTCTCATTCTTCTTGTTCCTGTTTCATCCATACCTAATGGGGAGCAAGGCATTTCGATTGTCAGGCAGTATATTCTTGAAAAT GCTTCCTTAAAGATCGTGAAAGTTGAAGAAAAATTGTCGAAGGGCTGGGGCGGGGAAAATGCTTACCATGTTGGTGGGTATCGTTATTTATTGGTAGATGGTGATAGACAAATATCCAGGGCTTCGCCACCTGGAAAAGTTACCACCCTCGCAAAG GATTCTTTACTTGCCATGAGCAAACTCAGAGAAAAGGTTGATCTGGAGAAGAGTCGAGCAAAACAGGATAGTGATGGTGAGGAAAAGGAACTGGAAGTAACCATCAGAGCAAAAAATAATGCTTGGGTCATTTCTCGTATAACAAGAGGGAAAGAGCTTTATATCGCTCTGGAGAAAGCCAACGAAACCCTACTCTATGCCTCTGATATGGTGGAGAAATTTAGCAACAG GTACTGCAACGGAGCATTCTCCTTGGATTAG